The following proteins are co-located in the Gorilla gorilla gorilla isolate KB3781 chromosome 18, NHGRI_mGorGor1-v2.1_pri, whole genome shotgun sequence genome:
- the SLC12A4 gene encoding solute carrier family 12 member 4 isoform X1 codes for MTTSRGSVGWTTGSALSWRTRTDMATTERAALFFPPWRLPEEVTTMTGTWHCLRKSWTSAQRYRLFWESSSATPTSPRAPKSMRRLRVGRASAGGQPSDHCDREYQMPKECERENQLHLRQPSDIFLREAPSMGTLMGVYLPCLQNIFGVILFLRLTWMVGTAGVLQALLIVLICCCCTLLTAISMSAIATNGVVPAGGSYFMISRSLGPEFGGAVGLCFYLGTTFAAAMYILGAIEILLTYIAPPAAIFYPSGAHDTSNATLNNMRVYGTIFLTFMTLVVFVGVKYVNKFASLFLACVIISILSIYAGGIKSIFDPPVFPVCMLGNRTLSRDQFDICAKTAVVDNETVATQLWSFFCHSPNLTTDSCDPYFMLNNVTEIPGIPGAAAGVLQENLWSAYLEKGDIVEKHGLPSADAPSLKESLPLYVVADIATSFTVLVGIFFPSVTGIMAGSNRSGDLRDAQKSIPVGTILAIITTSLVYFSSVVLFGACIEGVVLRDKYGDGVSRNLVVGTLAWPSPWVIVIGSFFSTCGAGLQSLTGAPRLLQAIAKDNIIPFLRVFGHGKVNGEPTWALLLTALIAELGILIASLDMVAPILSMFFLMCYLFVNLACAVQTLLRTPNWRPRFKYYHWALSFLGMSLCLALMFVSSWYYALVAMLIAGMIYKYIEYQGAEKEWGDGIRGLSLSAARYALLRLEEGPPHTKNWRPQLLVLLKLDEDLHVKYPRLLTFASQLKAGKGLTIVGSVIQGSFLESYGEAQAAEQTIKNMMEIEKVKGFCQVVVASKVREGLAHLIQSCGLGGMRHNSVVLGWPYGWRQSEDPRAWKTFIDTVRCTTAAHLALLVPKNIAFYPSNHERYLEGHIDVWWIVHDGGMLMLLPFLLRQHKVWRKCRMRIFTVAQMDDNSIQMKKDLAVFLYHLRLEAEVEVVEMHNSDISAYTYERTLMMEQRSQMLRQMRLTKTEREREAQLVKDRHSALRLESLYSDEEDESAVGADKIQMTWTRDKYMTETWDPSHAPDNFRELVHIKPDQSNVRRMHTAVKLNEVIVTRSHDARLVLLNMPGPPRNSEGDENYMEFLEVLTEGLERVLLVRGGGREVITIYS; via the exons GAAGAGCTGGACATCCGCCCAAAGGTATCGTCTCTTCTGGGAAAGCTCGTCAGCTACACCAACCTCACCCAGGGCGCCAAAGAGCATGAGGAGGCTGAGAGTGGGGAGGGCATCCGCCGGAGGGCAGCCGAG TGACCACTGTGATAGGGAGTATCAGATGCCAAAGGAATGCGAGAGGGAGAACCAACTCCACCTGAGGCAACCTTCGGACATCTTCCTGAGAGAG GCACCCAGCATGGGCACCCTCATGGGGGTGTACCTGCCCTGCCTGCAGAATATCTTTGGGGTTATCCTCTTCCTGCGGCTGACCTGGATGGTGGGCACAGCAGGTGTGCTACAGGCCCTCCTCATCGTCCTTATCTGCTGCTGTTGT ACCCTGCTGACGGCCATCTCCATGAGTGCCATCGCCACCAACGGTGTGGTTCCAG CTGGCGGCTCCTATTTCATGATCTCTCGTTCACTGGGGCCAGAATTTGGAGGTGCTGTGGGCCTGTGCTTCTACCTGGGAACGACATTCGCAGCAGCCATGTACATCCTGGGGGCCATCGAGATCTTGCTG ACCTACATTGCCCCACCAGCTGCCATTTTTTACCCATCGGGTGCTCATGACACGTCGAATGCCACTTTGAACAATATGCGTGTGTATGGGACCATTTTCCTGACCTTCATGACCCTGGTGGTGTTTGTGGGGGTCAAGTATGTGAACAAATTTGCCTCGCTCTTCCTGGCCTGTGTGATCATCTCCATCCTCTCCATCTATGCTGGGGGCATAAAGTCTATATTTGACCCTCCCGTGTTTCC GGTATGCATGCTGGGCAACAGGACCCTGTCCCGGGACCAGTTTGACATCTGTGCCAAGACAGCTGTAGTGGACAATGAGACAGTGGCCACCCAGCTATGGAGTTTCTTCTGCCACAGCCCCAACCTTACGACCGACTCCTGTGACCCCTACTTCATGCTCAACAATGTGACCGAGATCCCTGGCATCCCCGGGGCAGCTGCTGGTGTGCTCCAGG AAAACCTGTGGAGCGCCTACCTGGAGAAGGGTGACATCGTGGAGAAGCATGGGCTGCCCTCCGCAGATGCCCCGAGCCTGAAGGAGAGCCTGCCTCTGTACGTGGTCGCCGACATCGCCACATCCTTCACCGTGCTGGTCGGCATCTTCTTCCCTTCTGTAACAG GCATCATGGCTGGCTCAAACCGCTCTGGGGACCTTCGTGACGCCCAGAAGTCTATCCCTGTGGGGACCATTCTGGCCATCATTACAACTTCCCTCGTGT ACTTCAGCAGTGTGGTTCTCTTTGGCGCCTGCATTGAGGGTGTGGTTCTCCGGGACAA GTATGGCGATGGTGTCAGCAGGAACTTGGTGGTGGGCACACTGGCCTGGCCTTCACCCTGGGTCATCGTCATTGGCTCCTTCTTTTCAACGTGTGGCGCTGGCCTCCAGAGCCTCACAGGGGCACCACGCCTATTGCAGGCCATTGCCAAGGACAACATCATCCCCTTCCTCCGG GTGTTTGGCCACGGGAAGGTGAATGGTGAACCCACATGGGCACTCCTCCTGACGGCGCTCATCGCCGAGCTGGGCATCCTCATCGCCTCCCTCGACATGGTGGCCCCCATCTTATCCAT GTTCTTTCTGATGTGCTACCTGTTCGTGAACCTCGCCTGTGCGGTGCAGACACTCCTGAGGACTCCCAACTGGCGGCCCCGGTTCAAGTACTATCACTG GGCGCTGTCCTTCCTGGGCATGAGTCTCTGCCTGGCCCTTATGTTTGTCTCCTCCTGGTACTATGCCCTGGTGGCCATGCTCATCGCCGGCATGATCTACAAATACATCGAGTACCAAGG GGCTGAGAAGGAGTGGGGTGACGGGATCCGAGGCCTGTCCCTGAGCGCTGCCCGCTACGCACTGTTGCGGCTGGAGGAGGGGCCTCCTCACACCAAGAACTGGCG GCCACAGCTGCTGGTGCTGCTGAAGCTGGACGAGGACCTGCACGTGAAGTACCCGCGGCTCCTCACCTTCGCCTCCCAGCTCAAGGCTGGCAAGGGCCTGACCATTGTTGGTTCTGTCATCCAGGGGAGCTTCTTGGAGAGCTATGGCGAGGCTCAGGCCGCCGAGCAG ACCATCAAGAACATGATGGAAATTGAGAAGGTGAAGGGCTTCTGCCAGGTGGTGGTGGCCAGCAAGGTGCGGGAAGGGCTGGCCCACCTCATCCAGTCCTGCGGCCTGGGAGGCATGCGGCATAACTCCGTGGTGCTGGGCTGGCCCTACggctggcgacagagcgaggacCCCCGTGCCTGGAAGACCTTCATTG ACACCGTGCGCTGCACTACGGCTGCCCACCTGGCCCTGCTCGTGCCCAAGAACATCGCCTTCTACCCCAGCAACCACGAGCGCTACCTGGAGGGCCACATAGACGTGTGGTGGATCGTGCACGATGGTGGCATGCTCATGCTTCTGCCCTTCCTGCTGCGCCAGCATAAG GTCTGGAGGAAGTGCCGGATGCGCATCTTCACAGTGGCCCAGATGGATGACAACAGCATCCAGATGAAGAAGGACCTGGCTGTCTTTCTGTACCATCTGCGCCTTGAGGccgaggtggaggtggtggagatg CATAACAGTGACATCTCTGCATACACCTACGAGCGGACGCTGATGATGGAGCAGCGGTCGCAGATGCTGCGGCAGATGAGACTGACCAAGACTGAGCGGGAGCGAGAA GCCCAGCTGGTCAAGGATCGGCACTCGGCCCTGCGGCTGGAGAGCCTGTACTCAGACGAGGAAGATGAGTCTGCAGTGGGGGCTGACAAGATCCAGATGACGTGGACCAGGGACAAGTACATGACTGAGACCTGGGACCCCAGCCATGCCCCTGACAATTTCCGGGAGCTGGTGCACATTAAGCC GGACCAATCCAATGTGCGGCGCATGCACACTGCTGTGAAGCTCAATGAAGTCATTGTCACGCGCTCCCACGACGCCCGCCTGGTTCTCCTAAACATGCCTGGCCCACCCAGGAACAGTGAGGGCGACGAGAACT ACATGGAGTTCCTCGAGGTGCTCACCGAGGGCCTTGAGCGGGTGCTGTTGGTGCGCGGTGGTGGCCGTGAAGTCATCACCATCTACTCGTGA
- the SLC12A4 gene encoding solute carrier family 12 member 4 isoform X7 — MGDTLSPGHGNHRESSPFLSPLEASRGSDYYDRNLALFEEELDIRPKVSSLLGKLVSYTNLTQGAKEHEEAESGEGIRRRAAEAPSMGTLMGVYLPCLQNIFGVILFLRLTWMVGTAGVLQALLIVLICCCCTLLTAISMSAIATNGVVPAGGSYFMISRSLGPEFGGAVGLCFYLGTTFAAAMYILGAIEILLTYIAPPAAIFYPSGAHDTSNATLNNMRVYGTIFLTFMTLVVFVGVKYVNKFASLFLACVIISILSIYAGGIKSIFDPPVFPVCMLGNRTLSRDQFDICAKTAVVDNETVATQLWSFFCHSPNLTTDSCDPYFMLNNVTEIPGIPGAAAGVLQENLWSAYLEKGDIVEKHGLPSADAPSLKESLPLYVVADIATSFTVLVGIFFPSVTGIMAGSNRSGDLRDAQKSIPVGTILAIITTSLVYFSSVVLFGACIEGVVLRDKYGDGVSRNLVVGTLAWPSPWVIVIGSFFSTCGAGLQSLTGAPRLLQAIAKDNIIPFLRVFGHGKVNGEPTWALLLTALIAELGILIASLDMVAPILSMFFLMCYLFVNLACAVQTLLRTPNWRPRFKYYHWALSFLGMSLCLALMFVSSWYYALVAMLIAGMIYKYIEYQGAEKEWGDGIRGLSLSAARYALLRLEEGPPHTKNWRPQLLVLLKLDEDLHVKYPRLLTFASQLKAGKGLTIVGSVIQGSFLESYGEAQAAEQTIKNMMEIEKVKGFCQVVVASKVREGLAHLIQSCGLGGMRHNSVVLGWPYGWRQSEDPRAWKTFIDTVRCTTAAHLALLVPKNIAFYPSNHERYLEGHIDVWWIVHDGGMLMLLPFLLRQHKVWRKCRMRIFTVAQMDDNSIQMKKDLAVFLYHLRLEAEVEVVEMHNSDISAYTYERTLMMEQRSQMLRQMRLTKTEREREAQLVKDRHSALRLESLYSDEEDESAVGADKIQMTWTRDKYMTETWDPSHAPDNFRELVHIKPDQSNVRRMHTAVKLNEVIVTRSHDARLVLLNMPGPPRNSEGDENYMEFLEVLTEGLERVLLVRGGGREVITIYS, encoded by the exons GAAGAGCTGGACATCCGCCCAAAGGTATCGTCTCTTCTGGGAAAGCTCGTCAGCTACACCAACCTCACCCAGGGCGCCAAAGAGCATGAGGAGGCTGAGAGTGGGGAGGGCATCCGCCGGAGGGCAGCCGAG GCACCCAGCATGGGCACCCTCATGGGGGTGTACCTGCCCTGCCTGCAGAATATCTTTGGGGTTATCCTCTTCCTGCGGCTGACCTGGATGGTGGGCACAGCAGGTGTGCTACAGGCCCTCCTCATCGTCCTTATCTGCTGCTGTTGT ACCCTGCTGACGGCCATCTCCATGAGTGCCATCGCCACCAACGGTGTGGTTCCAG CTGGCGGCTCCTATTTCATGATCTCTCGTTCACTGGGGCCAGAATTTGGAGGTGCTGTGGGCCTGTGCTTCTACCTGGGAACGACATTCGCAGCAGCCATGTACATCCTGGGGGCCATCGAGATCTTGCTG ACCTACATTGCCCCACCAGCTGCCATTTTTTACCCATCGGGTGCTCATGACACGTCGAATGCCACTTTGAACAATATGCGTGTGTATGGGACCATTTTCCTGACCTTCATGACCCTGGTGGTGTTTGTGGGGGTCAAGTATGTGAACAAATTTGCCTCGCTCTTCCTGGCCTGTGTGATCATCTCCATCCTCTCCATCTATGCTGGGGGCATAAAGTCTATATTTGACCCTCCCGTGTTTCC GGTATGCATGCTGGGCAACAGGACCCTGTCCCGGGACCAGTTTGACATCTGTGCCAAGACAGCTGTAGTGGACAATGAGACAGTGGCCACCCAGCTATGGAGTTTCTTCTGCCACAGCCCCAACCTTACGACCGACTCCTGTGACCCCTACTTCATGCTCAACAATGTGACCGAGATCCCTGGCATCCCCGGGGCAGCTGCTGGTGTGCTCCAGG AAAACCTGTGGAGCGCCTACCTGGAGAAGGGTGACATCGTGGAGAAGCATGGGCTGCCCTCCGCAGATGCCCCGAGCCTGAAGGAGAGCCTGCCTCTGTACGTGGTCGCCGACATCGCCACATCCTTCACCGTGCTGGTCGGCATCTTCTTCCCTTCTGTAACAG GCATCATGGCTGGCTCAAACCGCTCTGGGGACCTTCGTGACGCCCAGAAGTCTATCCCTGTGGGGACCATTCTGGCCATCATTACAACTTCCCTCGTGT ACTTCAGCAGTGTGGTTCTCTTTGGCGCCTGCATTGAGGGTGTGGTTCTCCGGGACAA GTATGGCGATGGTGTCAGCAGGAACTTGGTGGTGGGCACACTGGCCTGGCCTTCACCCTGGGTCATCGTCATTGGCTCCTTCTTTTCAACGTGTGGCGCTGGCCTCCAGAGCCTCACAGGGGCACCACGCCTATTGCAGGCCATTGCCAAGGACAACATCATCCCCTTCCTCCGG GTGTTTGGCCACGGGAAGGTGAATGGTGAACCCACATGGGCACTCCTCCTGACGGCGCTCATCGCCGAGCTGGGCATCCTCATCGCCTCCCTCGACATGGTGGCCCCCATCTTATCCAT GTTCTTTCTGATGTGCTACCTGTTCGTGAACCTCGCCTGTGCGGTGCAGACACTCCTGAGGACTCCCAACTGGCGGCCCCGGTTCAAGTACTATCACTG GGCGCTGTCCTTCCTGGGCATGAGTCTCTGCCTGGCCCTTATGTTTGTCTCCTCCTGGTACTATGCCCTGGTGGCCATGCTCATCGCCGGCATGATCTACAAATACATCGAGTACCAAGG GGCTGAGAAGGAGTGGGGTGACGGGATCCGAGGCCTGTCCCTGAGCGCTGCCCGCTACGCACTGTTGCGGCTGGAGGAGGGGCCTCCTCACACCAAGAACTGGCG GCCACAGCTGCTGGTGCTGCTGAAGCTGGACGAGGACCTGCACGTGAAGTACCCGCGGCTCCTCACCTTCGCCTCCCAGCTCAAGGCTGGCAAGGGCCTGACCATTGTTGGTTCTGTCATCCAGGGGAGCTTCTTGGAGAGCTATGGCGAGGCTCAGGCCGCCGAGCAG ACCATCAAGAACATGATGGAAATTGAGAAGGTGAAGGGCTTCTGCCAGGTGGTGGTGGCCAGCAAGGTGCGGGAAGGGCTGGCCCACCTCATCCAGTCCTGCGGCCTGGGAGGCATGCGGCATAACTCCGTGGTGCTGGGCTGGCCCTACggctggcgacagagcgaggacCCCCGTGCCTGGAAGACCTTCATTG ACACCGTGCGCTGCACTACGGCTGCCCACCTGGCCCTGCTCGTGCCCAAGAACATCGCCTTCTACCCCAGCAACCACGAGCGCTACCTGGAGGGCCACATAGACGTGTGGTGGATCGTGCACGATGGTGGCATGCTCATGCTTCTGCCCTTCCTGCTGCGCCAGCATAAG GTCTGGAGGAAGTGCCGGATGCGCATCTTCACAGTGGCCCAGATGGATGACAACAGCATCCAGATGAAGAAGGACCTGGCTGTCTTTCTGTACCATCTGCGCCTTGAGGccgaggtggaggtggtggagatg CATAACAGTGACATCTCTGCATACACCTACGAGCGGACGCTGATGATGGAGCAGCGGTCGCAGATGCTGCGGCAGATGAGACTGACCAAGACTGAGCGGGAGCGAGAA GCCCAGCTGGTCAAGGATCGGCACTCGGCCCTGCGGCTGGAGAGCCTGTACTCAGACGAGGAAGATGAGTCTGCAGTGGGGGCTGACAAGATCCAGATGACGTGGACCAGGGACAAGTACATGACTGAGACCTGGGACCCCAGCCATGCCCCTGACAATTTCCGGGAGCTGGTGCACATTAAGCC GGACCAATCCAATGTGCGGCGCATGCACACTGCTGTGAAGCTCAATGAAGTCATTGTCACGCGCTCCCACGACGCCCGCCTGGTTCTCCTAAACATGCCTGGCCCACCCAGGAACAGTGAGGGCGACGAGAACT ACATGGAGTTCCTCGAGGTGCTCACCGAGGGCCTTGAGCGGGTGCTGTTGGTGCGCGGTGGTGGCCGTGAAGTCATCACCATCTACTCGTGA
- the SLC12A4 gene encoding solute carrier family 12 member 4 isoform X5, translated as MRAGGACRPGAAGTAAGGWDGGCGGAERARCLTSPWCRWTGRGAATMTTSRGSVGWTTGSALSWRTRTDMATTERAALFFPPWRLPEEVTTMTGTWHCLRKSWTSAQRYRLFWESSSATPTSPRAPKSMRRLRVGRASAGGQPSDHCDREYQMPKECERENQLHLRQPSDIFLREAPSMGTLMGVYLPCLQNIFGVILFLRLTWMVGTAGVLQALLIVLICCCCTLLTAISMSAIATNGVVPAGGSYFMISRSLGPEFGGAVGLCFYLGTTFAAAMYILGAIEILLTYIAPPAAIFYPSGAHDTSNATLNNMRVYGTIFLTFMTLVVFVGVKYVNKFASLFLACVIISILSIYAGGIKSIFDPPVFPVCMLGNRTLSRDQFDICAKTAVVDNETVATQLWSFFCHSPNLTTDSCDPYFMLNNVTEIPGIPGAAAGVLQENLWSAYLEKGDIVEKHGLPSADAPSLKESLPLYVVADIATSFTVLVGIFFPSVTGIMAGSNRSGDLRDAQKSIPVGTILAIITTSLVYFSSVVLFGACIEGVVLRDKYGDGVSRNLVVGTLAWPSPWVIVIGSFFSTCGAGLQSLTGAPRLLQAIAKDNIIPFLRVFGHGKVNGEPTWALLLTALIAELGILIASLDMVAPILSMFFLMCYLFVNLACAVQTLLRTPNWRPRFKYYHWALSFLGMSLCLALMFVSSWYYALVAMLIAGMIYKYIEYQGAEKEWGDGIRGLSLSAARYALLRLEEGPPHTKNWRPQLLVLLKLDEDLHVKYPRLLTFASQLKAGKGLTIVGSVIQGSFLESYGEAQAAEQTIKNMMEIEKVKGFCQVVVASKVREGLAHLIQSCGLGGMRHNSVVLGWPYGWRQSEDPRAWKTFIDTVRCTTAAHLALLVPKNIAFYPSNHERYLEGHIDVWWIVHDGGMLMLLPFLLRQHKVWRKCRMRIFTVAQMDDNSIQMKKDLAVFLYHLRLEAEVEVVEMHNSDISAYTYERTLMMEQRSQMLRQMRLTKTEREREAQLVKDRHSALRLESLYSDEEDESAVGADKIQMTWTRDKYMTETWDPSHAPDNFRELVHIKPMAHGDL; from the exons GAAGAGCTGGACATCCGCCCAAAGGTATCGTCTCTTCTGGGAAAGCTCGTCAGCTACACCAACCTCACCCAGGGCGCCAAAGAGCATGAGGAGGCTGAGAGTGGGGAGGGCATCCGCCGGAGGGCAGCCGAG TGACCACTGTGATAGGGAGTATCAGATGCCAAAGGAATGCGAGAGGGAGAACCAACTCCACCTGAGGCAACCTTCGGACATCTTCCTGAGAGAG GCACCCAGCATGGGCACCCTCATGGGGGTGTACCTGCCCTGCCTGCAGAATATCTTTGGGGTTATCCTCTTCCTGCGGCTGACCTGGATGGTGGGCACAGCAGGTGTGCTACAGGCCCTCCTCATCGTCCTTATCTGCTGCTGTTGT ACCCTGCTGACGGCCATCTCCATGAGTGCCATCGCCACCAACGGTGTGGTTCCAG CTGGCGGCTCCTATTTCATGATCTCTCGTTCACTGGGGCCAGAATTTGGAGGTGCTGTGGGCCTGTGCTTCTACCTGGGAACGACATTCGCAGCAGCCATGTACATCCTGGGGGCCATCGAGATCTTGCTG ACCTACATTGCCCCACCAGCTGCCATTTTTTACCCATCGGGTGCTCATGACACGTCGAATGCCACTTTGAACAATATGCGTGTGTATGGGACCATTTTCCTGACCTTCATGACCCTGGTGGTGTTTGTGGGGGTCAAGTATGTGAACAAATTTGCCTCGCTCTTCCTGGCCTGTGTGATCATCTCCATCCTCTCCATCTATGCTGGGGGCATAAAGTCTATATTTGACCCTCCCGTGTTTCC GGTATGCATGCTGGGCAACAGGACCCTGTCCCGGGACCAGTTTGACATCTGTGCCAAGACAGCTGTAGTGGACAATGAGACAGTGGCCACCCAGCTATGGAGTTTCTTCTGCCACAGCCCCAACCTTACGACCGACTCCTGTGACCCCTACTTCATGCTCAACAATGTGACCGAGATCCCTGGCATCCCCGGGGCAGCTGCTGGTGTGCTCCAGG AAAACCTGTGGAGCGCCTACCTGGAGAAGGGTGACATCGTGGAGAAGCATGGGCTGCCCTCCGCAGATGCCCCGAGCCTGAAGGAGAGCCTGCCTCTGTACGTGGTCGCCGACATCGCCACATCCTTCACCGTGCTGGTCGGCATCTTCTTCCCTTCTGTAACAG GCATCATGGCTGGCTCAAACCGCTCTGGGGACCTTCGTGACGCCCAGAAGTCTATCCCTGTGGGGACCATTCTGGCCATCATTACAACTTCCCTCGTGT ACTTCAGCAGTGTGGTTCTCTTTGGCGCCTGCATTGAGGGTGTGGTTCTCCGGGACAA GTATGGCGATGGTGTCAGCAGGAACTTGGTGGTGGGCACACTGGCCTGGCCTTCACCCTGGGTCATCGTCATTGGCTCCTTCTTTTCAACGTGTGGCGCTGGCCTCCAGAGCCTCACAGGGGCACCACGCCTATTGCAGGCCATTGCCAAGGACAACATCATCCCCTTCCTCCGG GTGTTTGGCCACGGGAAGGTGAATGGTGAACCCACATGGGCACTCCTCCTGACGGCGCTCATCGCCGAGCTGGGCATCCTCATCGCCTCCCTCGACATGGTGGCCCCCATCTTATCCAT GTTCTTTCTGATGTGCTACCTGTTCGTGAACCTCGCCTGTGCGGTGCAGACACTCCTGAGGACTCCCAACTGGCGGCCCCGGTTCAAGTACTATCACTG GGCGCTGTCCTTCCTGGGCATGAGTCTCTGCCTGGCCCTTATGTTTGTCTCCTCCTGGTACTATGCCCTGGTGGCCATGCTCATCGCCGGCATGATCTACAAATACATCGAGTACCAAGG GGCTGAGAAGGAGTGGGGTGACGGGATCCGAGGCCTGTCCCTGAGCGCTGCCCGCTACGCACTGTTGCGGCTGGAGGAGGGGCCTCCTCACACCAAGAACTGGCG GCCACAGCTGCTGGTGCTGCTGAAGCTGGACGAGGACCTGCACGTGAAGTACCCGCGGCTCCTCACCTTCGCCTCCCAGCTCAAGGCTGGCAAGGGCCTGACCATTGTTGGTTCTGTCATCCAGGGGAGCTTCTTGGAGAGCTATGGCGAGGCTCAGGCCGCCGAGCAG ACCATCAAGAACATGATGGAAATTGAGAAGGTGAAGGGCTTCTGCCAGGTGGTGGTGGCCAGCAAGGTGCGGGAAGGGCTGGCCCACCTCATCCAGTCCTGCGGCCTGGGAGGCATGCGGCATAACTCCGTGGTGCTGGGCTGGCCCTACggctggcgacagagcgaggacCCCCGTGCCTGGAAGACCTTCATTG ACACCGTGCGCTGCACTACGGCTGCCCACCTGGCCCTGCTCGTGCCCAAGAACATCGCCTTCTACCCCAGCAACCACGAGCGCTACCTGGAGGGCCACATAGACGTGTGGTGGATCGTGCACGATGGTGGCATGCTCATGCTTCTGCCCTTCCTGCTGCGCCAGCATAAG GTCTGGAGGAAGTGCCGGATGCGCATCTTCACAGTGGCCCAGATGGATGACAACAGCATCCAGATGAAGAAGGACCTGGCTGTCTTTCTGTACCATCTGCGCCTTGAGGccgaggtggaggtggtggagatg CATAACAGTGACATCTCTGCATACACCTACGAGCGGACGCTGATGATGGAGCAGCGGTCGCAGATGCTGCGGCAGATGAGACTGACCAAGACTGAGCGGGAGCGAGAA GCCCAGCTGGTCAAGGATCGGCACTCGGCCCTGCGGCTGGAGAGCCTGTACTCAGACGAGGAAGATGAGTCTGCAGTGGGGGCTGACAAGATCCAGATGACGTGGACCAGGGACAAGTACATGACTGAGACCTGGGACCCCAGCCATGCCCCTGACAATTTCCGGGAGCTGGTGCACATTAAGCC GATGGCTCATGGCGACCTGTGA